In Massilia antarctica, the following are encoded in one genomic region:
- a CDS encoding DUF5329 domain-containing protein, which yields MKKILIATLSATLWSAGSAFAATPDATRTEVTRLLDAVEKSQCQFNRNGTWHDAKAARAHLQKKYDYLDKKNLLTNTESFIERGATGSSMSGDPYQMRCPGTAVVNSADWLKAQLARVRK from the coding sequence ATGAAAAAGATACTGATCGCCACATTGAGCGCAACCCTGTGGAGCGCCGGCAGTGCATTCGCCGCCACGCCCGACGCCACCCGCACCGAAGTCACGCGTCTGCTCGACGCGGTCGAAAAATCGCAGTGCCAGTTCAACCGCAACGGCACTTGGCACGATGCGAAGGCGGCGCGCGCGCATCTGCAAAAGAAGTACGACTATCTCGACAAGAAAAATCTGCTGACCAATACCGAGAGCTTCATCGAACGTGGCGCGACCGGCAGCAGCATGAGCGGCGACCCATACCAGATGCGCTGTCCCGGCACGGCGGTGGTCAACAGCGCCGACTGGCTCAAGGCCCAACTGGCACGAGTGCGCAAGTAA
- a CDS encoding ATP-grasp domain-containing protein produces MKSEKPHVVVINGWSEAWSDGRHSVDSVIDNTRFDASYIVDQNGYKGLTRATQESGRVRVVDDIQSLGELEAAFSALAQQFGPVFRLIAVSEWDILSAATLREKFGIEGLHTRQALAVRDKVAMKTVVGAAGFNIPAYQGCSSVEELRQFVGRHGYPVVLKPRSLMGGRGVKIIASKAQLDAEQHGYDFHDQECEVFHQGTSFHVDGLLQNGQLVYAIAFRNNRPPISFSRGQPLGAISLPAAKLKDKLVAFSVAVARSLELFDNHFHLELILDESDEHAEPVFIEVGARVGGADIPASIEMLTGVDPILQQIRVELQQAPLPLLADGGQSAAYLMIPFPRALPCRILTIAALPPARCPTLVKSFRRQAGDILDGKGGFRKIPARFLMLGNYEDVKRDFEHLDKVPTFDSVAVS; encoded by the coding sequence GTGAAATCTGAAAAACCTCATGTCGTGGTAATCAACGGCTGGTCCGAAGCGTGGTCGGATGGCCGCCATTCCGTCGATTCGGTGATCGACAACACCCGCTTCGATGCGAGCTATATCGTCGATCAGAACGGGTACAAGGGTTTGACGCGCGCAACGCAAGAGAGCGGCCGGGTGCGCGTGGTGGACGACATCCAGTCGCTCGGGGAACTGGAGGCCGCGTTTTCCGCACTGGCGCAGCAATTCGGCCCGGTGTTCCGCCTGATCGCCGTCAGCGAATGGGATATCCTGAGCGCGGCCACGCTGCGCGAGAAATTCGGTATCGAGGGCCTCCATACGCGCCAGGCGCTGGCGGTGCGCGACAAGGTCGCGATGAAAACCGTTGTCGGCGCCGCGGGATTCAATATTCCCGCCTATCAGGGCTGTTCCAGTGTCGAGGAACTGCGTCAATTCGTCGGCCGCCACGGCTACCCGGTGGTGCTCAAACCGCGCAGCCTGATGGGCGGCAGGGGAGTGAAGATCATCGCCAGCAAGGCCCAGCTGGACGCCGAACAGCACGGGTACGACTTCCACGATCAGGAATGCGAAGTCTTTCACCAGGGGACCAGTTTTCACGTCGATGGACTTCTGCAGAACGGACAGCTGGTGTATGCGATCGCTTTCCGCAACAACCGTCCGCCGATTTCCTTTTCCCGCGGCCAGCCGCTCGGCGCCATTTCCCTGCCGGCCGCGAAGCTGAAAGATAAACTCGTCGCGTTTTCCGTGGCAGTGGCCCGCAGCCTGGAGTTATTCGATAACCATTTCCATCTGGAGTTGATTCTCGATGAAAGCGACGAGCATGCGGAACCGGTATTCATCGAGGTCGGCGCGAGGGTCGGCGGTGCCGATATTCCGGCGTCGATTGAAATGCTCACCGGGGTCGATCCGATTCTTCAGCAGATCCGCGTCGAGCTGCAACAGGCGCCGCTGCCGCTGCTGGCCGATGGCGGGCAATCGGCCGCGTACCTGATGATTCCCTTCCCGCGCGCGCTTCCCTGCCGCATTCTCACGATCGCCGCTCTGCCGCCCGCGCGCTGCCCCACCTTGGTCAAGTCGTTTCGCCGCCAGGCGGGCGACATCCTGGATGGAAAAGGCGGCTTCAGGAAGATTCCGGCGCGCTTCCTGATGCTCGGGAATTACGAGGATGTGAAACGCGATTTCGAGCACCTCGACAAGGTGCCGACCTTCGATTCGGTCGCGGTGTCTTGA
- a CDS encoding ATP-binding cassette domain-containing protein, with translation MTAVKATPFSLVRQRVVRRWAVYGCGFLAILLANLCESLIPKFIQWTLDLLLGQESGAFWKPTAATADKPHTLILLALALLLVVICSLLFKFSWRMILFKETHLVGHELKKDLWASSLSMPLSGKDGLRFGDLMNRISNDWNRARIIHGYTVANSVDYVVLVAMSLVYMVNIHAKLCLILMSPLLLLPIISVELGRLQQARFLTAQETLSRLYETIAHSIKSVRLQRATATEPFWLHKLDQSARAYAEQNYRCLKVGDLNVAMSFLPYFVSLVILFSYGIVLVRDGDISIGAYISLHVYMMVIHDVISDFGSLLAEWRMGFTSYRRLFDVLHSPGQAPPALPHAPQRDAGARPAIEVEQLTFGYAGSAPLVRALSFDVSAGQKIAVIGRVGTGKTTLATLLAGGMDEYSGTIRINGRDLKDASRSWLDSQITLVHQKSLVLGRSIRVNLDPLEQFSDEVLIDSLKVVELWDEIAGLSKGLSEALGEGGGKLSGGQRQRLCLARAIIRDTPVIILDDCLGAIDPTTEKIIVERLWNIWTDKIVIFITHRAADLDFCDGVLQLDAPVSPALSLKNRAE, from the coding sequence ATGACAGCAGTGAAAGCGACGCCCTTTTCGCTCGTGAGACAACGCGTGGTCCGGCGCTGGGCGGTCTACGGTTGCGGCTTTTTGGCCATCCTGTTGGCCAACCTGTGCGAAAGCCTGATACCGAAATTTATCCAATGGACGCTCGATCTCCTGCTCGGGCAGGAAAGCGGCGCTTTCTGGAAGCCGACAGCGGCGACGGCCGACAAACCCCACACCCTGATCCTGCTGGCGCTGGCATTGCTCCTGGTTGTGATATGCAGCCTGCTGTTCAAATTTTCCTGGCGCATGATCCTGTTCAAGGAAACGCATCTGGTCGGGCATGAATTAAAAAAGGATTTGTGGGCGTCCTCCCTGTCGATGCCTTTGTCGGGGAAGGACGGTTTGCGTTTCGGCGACCTGATGAACCGCATCAGCAACGACTGGAACCGGGCCAGGATCATTCACGGCTACACCGTGGCGAACAGCGTCGATTATGTCGTGCTGGTGGCGATGTCGCTGGTGTACATGGTGAATATCCATGCGAAGTTATGCTTGATCCTTATGAGCCCGCTGCTGCTGCTTCCCATCATTAGCGTCGAATTGGGCCGGCTGCAGCAAGCGCGCTTTTTGACTGCCCAGGAAACCCTGTCGCGGCTGTACGAAACCATCGCGCATTCGATCAAGTCGGTCAGGCTGCAAAGGGCGACGGCGACCGAGCCGTTCTGGCTGCACAAGCTCGATCAGTCGGCGCGCGCCTACGCCGAACAAAACTATCGCTGCCTGAAGGTCGGTGACCTGAATGTGGCGATGTCCTTCCTGCCGTATTTCGTGTCGCTGGTTATCCTGTTCAGTTATGGGATCGTGCTGGTCAGGGATGGCGACATCAGTATCGGCGCCTACATCTCGCTGCATGTGTACATGATGGTGATCCATGACGTGATATCCGATTTCGGTTCGCTGCTGGCGGAGTGGCGGATGGGCTTTACCAGTTACCGCCGCCTGTTCGATGTGTTGCACTCTCCCGGCCAGGCGCCTCCAGCGCTGCCGCACGCGCCGCAGCGGGATGCGGGTGCGCGGCCGGCCATTGAAGTCGAGCAGCTGACCTTCGGCTATGCCGGATCGGCGCCGCTGGTTCGCGCACTGAGTTTCGATGTCAGCGCCGGCCAGAAAATTGCTGTCATCGGCCGGGTCGGTACCGGCAAGACCACTCTCGCCACCTTGCTCGCCGGCGGCATGGACGAATACAGCGGCACCATCCGGATCAATGGGCGCGACCTCAAGGATGCTTCGCGCAGCTGGCTCGATTCGCAGATTACGCTGGTGCATCAGAAAAGCCTCGTCCTCGGCCGCAGTATCCGTGTCAATCTCGATCCGCTTGAGCAGTTTTCAGACGAGGTGCTGATCGACAGCCTCAAAGTGGTCGAGCTGTGGGATGAAATCGCCGGGCTGTCGAAGGGATTGAGCGAAGCGCTTGGCGAGGGGGGAGGAAAGCTCTCCGGCGGACAAAGGCAACGGCTTTGCCTGGCCCGGGCGATTATTCGCGACACGCCAGTCATCATCCTCGATGACTGCCTCGGCGCCATCGATCCCACGACGGAGAAAATCATCGTCGAGCGTCTCTGGAACATTTGGACCGACAAGATCGTCATTTTTATTACCCATCGGGCTGCCGACCTGGATTTTTGCGATGGCGTTCTGCAGCTCGATGCACCGGTGTCGCCTGCTTTATCACTGAAGAACCGCGCCGAATGA
- the glcE gene encoding glycolate oxidase subunit GlcE: protein MQQIEHFREQVLAAARDGRTLRIRGGGSKDWYGQATDGDILDTRAFSGIVDYEPTELVITARCGTPLAEIEAALAEHKQMLAFEPPHFGAGATIGGVVASGLSGPRRATSGALRDFVLGAVLMDGKGDVLTFGGQVMKNVAGYDVSRLLAGSMGTLGLMLQHSIKVLPRALCDTTLRFAINEIEALRCLNEWAGLPLPISASCWHAGVLTVRLSGAQAAVVAAARTLGGQPVGDGDAFWAALREQRHAFFDGEGSLWRLSVPSTTGAIILRGAQLIEWGGAQRWLKVDADAAMARNIRRAVTAVGGHATLFRGGDKSVGVFQPLAPGVARIHQRLKAAFDPSQVFNPGRMY, encoded by the coding sequence GTGCAGCAGATCGAACATTTCAGGGAACAGGTGCTGGCAGCGGCAAGGGATGGCCGCACCCTGCGCATACGCGGCGGCGGCAGCAAGGACTGGTACGGCCAGGCCACCGACGGCGATATCCTCGACACGCGCGCTTTCAGCGGCATCGTCGACTACGAGCCGACGGAACTGGTCATCACCGCGCGCTGCGGCACGCCGCTGGCCGAGATCGAGGCGGCGCTGGCGGAGCATAAGCAGATGCTGGCATTCGAGCCGCCGCACTTCGGCGCGGGCGCCACCATCGGCGGCGTGGTCGCCAGCGGCCTGTCCGGCCCGCGCCGCGCCACAAGCGGCGCCTTGCGCGACTTCGTGCTCGGCGCGGTCCTCATGGACGGCAAGGGAGACGTGCTTACCTTCGGCGGCCAGGTCATGAAGAACGTGGCCGGCTACGACGTATCGCGCCTGCTGGCCGGTTCCATGGGCACCTTGGGGCTGATGCTGCAGCATTCCATCAAGGTGCTGCCGCGCGCATTGTGCGACACCACCTTGCGCTTTGCGATAAATGAAATCGAGGCGCTGCGGTGCCTGAACGAGTGGGCCGGCCTGCCGCTGCCCATCTCGGCCAGTTGCTGGCACGCCGGCGTGCTCACGGTGCGCCTGTCGGGCGCACAGGCGGCGGTCGTTGCCGCCGCGCGCACCCTGGGCGGGCAGCCGGTCGGCGACGGCGATGCCTTCTGGGCCGCGCTGCGCGAGCAGCGGCATGCGTTTTTCGATGGAGAGGGCAGCCTGTGGCGGCTGTCGGTGCCGTCGACCACGGGCGCCATCATCTTGCGCGGTGCGCAGCTGATCGAGTGGGGCGGCGCGCAGCGCTGGCTCAAGGTCGATGCCGATGCGGCGATGGCGCGCAATATCCGGCGCGCGGTGACGGCGGTGGGCGGCCACGCGACCCTGTTCCGGGGCGGCGACAAGAGCGTCGGCGTGTTCCAGCCGCTGGCGCCTGGCGTGGCCAGGATTCATCAACGCCTGAAGGCGGCCTTCGATCCGTCGCAGGTCTTCAATCCCGGACGGATGTACTGA
- a CDS encoding DUF488 domain-containing protein: MEKPANIPPEVLVCTIGHSNRPLEAFLDLLASNRIGCVVDVRTVPRSRHNPQFNQDALPHSLAAAGIDYRYLQALGGLRHAAKDSSNTGWRNASFRGYADHMQSPEFADGMDALCELAQTQRCVLMCAEAVPWRCHRSMVGDALLVRHIGVEHIIGPKGRRPHVLTPFAHVDGERITYPAPPAGPADD; this comes from the coding sequence GTGGAAAAGCCCGCAAACATCCCGCCCGAGGTACTCGTTTGTACGATCGGCCATTCCAACCGGCCGCTGGAGGCGTTTCTGGATCTGCTTGCGAGCAACCGGATCGGCTGCGTGGTCGATGTGCGCACCGTGCCGCGCTCGCGCCACAATCCCCAGTTCAACCAGGATGCGTTGCCCCATTCCCTCGCCGCCGCGGGCATCGATTACCGCTACCTGCAGGCCCTGGGCGGCTTGCGTCACGCAGCAAAGGATTCGTCCAACACCGGCTGGCGCAATGCCTCGTTCCGCGGCTACGCCGACCACATGCAGTCACCCGAATTCGCCGACGGCATGGACGCATTGTGCGAGCTCGCGCAAACGCAGCGCTGTGTCCTGATGTGCGCAGAAGCCGTTCCGTGGCGCTGCCACCGCTCGATGGTCGGCGACGCGCTGCTGGTACGCCACATTGGCGTCGAACATATCATCGGTCCCAAAGGACGCCGCCCGCATGTCCTGACGCCGTTCGCCCATGTCGACGGCGAACGCATCACCTACCCGGCACCGCCCGCCGGCCCAGCCGATGACTGA
- a CDS encoding uracil-DNA glycosylase family protein, with product MTDSAVLKRYANLESLLADVRACRACEAHLPKGPRPIVQVGEGARVLIVGQAPGARVHASGIPWDDASGTRLREWMGVDANAFYDPGRFAIIPMGYCYPGRGNGGDLPPRTECADLWLDQLLAKLPDIELTLLIGAHAQRHFLGARRKASLTATVQAWRDVAPGYFPLPHPSPRNTPWLQRNPWFEQELVPVLRARIAQVFG from the coding sequence ATGACTGACAGCGCGGTACTCAAGCGCTATGCAAATCTGGAGAGCCTGCTGGCCGACGTGCGCGCATGCCGCGCCTGCGAAGCGCATCTGCCCAAAGGCCCGCGCCCCATCGTGCAGGTAGGCGAAGGTGCGCGCGTGCTGATCGTCGGGCAGGCGCCGGGCGCGCGCGTGCACGCCTCCGGCATCCCGTGGGATGACGCCAGCGGCACGCGGTTGCGCGAGTGGATGGGCGTGGATGCGAATGCCTTCTACGATCCCGGGCGCTTCGCCATCATCCCGATGGGATACTGCTACCCGGGCCGGGGCAACGGTGGCGATCTGCCGCCGCGCACCGAATGCGCCGACCTCTGGCTGGACCAGTTGCTGGCCAAATTGCCGGATATCGAATTGACCTTGCTGATTGGCGCGCACGCCCAGCGCCATTTTCTGGGCGCGCGCCGCAAGGCCTCGCTGACCGCCACCGTCCAGGCGTGGCGCGATGTGGCACCGGGGTATTTCCCGCTGCCGCATCCCTCGCCGCGCAATACGCCCTGGCTGCAGCGTAATCCCTGGTTCGAGCAGGAGCTGGTGCCGGTGCTGCGCGCGCGCATCGCCCAGGTCTTCGGATGA
- a CDS encoding nuclear transport factor 2 family protein → MRSNLELLRSTYEGQSGENATRLLDLLAADAEWVEAAGFPYAGTFRGPDAIVANVFRRLATEWIGYRAEADSFLEQGEQIVAFGSYSGTYKETGRAMRAAFAHHYTFRDGKIAHMVQYVDSYTVRQAMQP, encoded by the coding sequence ATGCGTTCCAACCTGGAGCTACTGCGTTCGACCTACGAAGGCCAGTCCGGCGAGAACGCGACGCGCCTGCTGGACTTGCTGGCAGCGGACGCCGAATGGGTCGAAGCGGCCGGTTTTCCGTACGCCGGCACCTTCCGCGGTCCCGACGCCATCGTGGCCAATGTGTTCAGGCGGCTTGCCACCGAGTGGATCGGCTATCGCGCCGAGGCGGACAGCTTTCTCGAACAGGGCGAGCAGATCGTGGCCTTCGGCTCCTACTCGGGCACGTACAAGGAAACCGGACGCGCCATGCGGGCCGCCTTTGCCCATCACTACACTTTCAGGGATGGCAAGATCGCGCACATGGTGCAGTACGTCGACAGTTACACGGTGCGCCAGGCGATGCAGCCCTGA
- a CDS encoding cob(I)yrinic acid a,c-diamide adenosyltransferase, with amino-acid sequence MGNRLSKIATRTGDNGTTGLGDGSRTEKDSVRVHTLGEVDELNSFVGLLLCEDMPAELREELVSIQHDLFDLGGEICIPGYTLITDEHVARLDDLLEKYNADLPPLKDFILPAGSRAASIAHVCRTVCRRAERSIVTLGKTETINEHPRQYVNRLSDLMFVLSRVLNRFAGGSDVLWQHERKRG; translated from the coding sequence ATGGGCAACCGACTTTCAAAAATCGCCACCCGCACCGGCGACAATGGCACCACCGGCTTGGGTGACGGCAGCCGCACCGAAAAAGACAGCGTGCGCGTGCACACGCTGGGCGAAGTCGACGAACTCAATTCCTTCGTCGGCCTGCTGCTGTGCGAAGACATGCCGGCCGAGCTGCGCGAAGAGCTGGTCTCGATCCAGCACGACCTGTTCGACCTGGGCGGCGAAATCTGCATCCCCGGCTACACCCTGATCACCGACGAGCACGTGGCGCGGCTGGACGACCTGCTCGAAAAATACAATGCCGACCTGCCGCCGCTGAAGGACTTCATCCTGCCGGCCGGCTCGCGCGCGGCGTCGATTGCGCACGTGTGCCGCACGGTGTGCCGGCGCGCGGAGCGCAGCATCGTCACGCTTGGCAAAACCGAGACCATCAACGAGCATCCGCGCCAGTACGTGAACCGCTTGTCGGACCTGATGTTCGTGCTCTCGCGCGTGTTGAACCGCTTCGCTGGCGGCAGCGACGTGCTGTGGCAGCATGAGCGCAAGCGAGGATAA
- a CDS encoding ABC transporter ATP-binding protein: MKNTSSPIDYLKTSVFLLVTYNTKKARFALSIFLLMLSGGVVLLSSQLTGSLVEHLAAKGTQNPWTNFVAPILVLEILNLVFLYYGKSTGTFVANDITLNIRLALFKKFSRLPMKYFDQVSIGELLTRSTSEVSGLEAFLTLSMPRVLISLIVVLLILAFMLFTDVYFGSLILLSSLPAVVFVFLVIGRIRDSLRAYKAHLAGLNGQFAEYLQILPLMKVDVFSRYSEKMIGASSEELLAKAIFMIKINSLARSFANLLCYFPTFMVLFVGGYFTLSQQLSLGLLVTFLRFSERLRRPVAILLTELQTLQDASVTVERLSALMSADEETQALPEPAGPLRRLDGNVVFDRVWLAYQPGKPVLKGLSFSVPRGSSVGLVGRTGSGKTTTISLISHLYTIMQGDITIDGQPLERWNRSHLRQQIGVVNQNPVFIRGTLRDNLNMSLSEGLDKARDDRALLDACKLTGLHDLMEKSSRDLDSPIHDNGGNLSAGECQLLAITRVLLRDPAILILDEASAHTDSLTEDRVEFALAQLKHGRTSFTVAHRLNSVVACDKILVFADGRVVEEGTHDDLLARKGEYFTLYRQHGETAELS, encoded by the coding sequence ATGAAAAATACATCGTCACCCATCGACTACCTGAAAACGAGTGTGTTCCTGCTCGTTACCTACAACACGAAAAAAGCCAGGTTTGCCCTGTCGATATTCCTGCTGATGCTGTCGGGCGGCGTGGTGCTGCTGTCCTCGCAGCTCACGGGCAGCCTGGTCGAGCACCTGGCCGCCAAAGGCACGCAAAACCCCTGGACCAATTTCGTGGCGCCGATCCTGGTGCTGGAAATTCTTAATCTGGTCTTCTTATACTACGGAAAATCCACGGGAACCTTTGTTGCCAACGACATTACGCTCAATATCCGCCTCGCCTTGTTCAAGAAATTTTCCCGGCTGCCGATGAAGTATTTCGACCAGGTGTCGATCGGCGAATTGCTCACCCGCTCGACCAGCGAAGTGTCCGGGCTCGAAGCGTTTTTGACCTTGTCGATGCCGCGGGTGCTGATCTCCTTGATTGTCGTGCTGCTGATCCTGGCGTTCATGCTGTTTACCGATGTCTATTTCGGTTCGCTGATTTTGCTGTCCAGCCTTCCGGCCGTGGTATTCGTGTTCCTTGTGATCGGCCGCATCCGGGATTCCTTGCGCGCTTACAAAGCCCATCTGGCCGGGCTGAACGGACAATTCGCGGAATATCTGCAAATCCTGCCGTTGATGAAAGTCGATGTCTTTTCACGCTACAGCGAAAAAATGATCGGTGCATCGTCGGAAGAGCTGCTGGCGAAAGCCATCTTCATGATCAAGATTAATTCGCTGGCCCGCTCATTCGCCAATCTGCTCTGCTATTTCCCAACCTTCATGGTGCTGTTCGTCGGCGGCTATTTCACCCTCAGCCAACAGCTTTCCCTGGGTTTGCTGGTGACCTTCCTGCGATTCAGCGAACGGCTGCGTCGCCCCGTTGCCATCCTGCTTACCGAATTGCAGACACTCCAGGACGCATCCGTCACGGTCGAGAGGCTCAGCGCCTTGATGAGCGCCGACGAAGAGACGCAGGCCTTGCCCGAGCCGGCCGGGCCGCTAAGGCGGCTCGACGGCAACGTGGTTTTCGACCGCGTGTGGCTCGCCTATCAGCCCGGCAAACCGGTCTTGAAGGGCTTGAGTTTTTCGGTACCGCGTGGCAGTTCGGTGGGGCTGGTGGGACGCACCGGTTCGGGAAAAACCACGACGATTTCGCTGATCAGCCATTTGTACACCATCATGCAAGGGGATATCACGATCGATGGGCAGCCGCTGGAGCGTTGGAACCGCTCGCATTTGCGCCAGCAAATCGGCGTGGTCAATCAAAACCCGGTCTTCATACGCGGAACCTTGCGCGACAACCTGAATATGAGCCTCAGCGAGGGCCTGGATAAAGCCAGGGACGACCGCGCGCTTCTTGACGCCTGCAAGCTCACCGGCCTGCACGACCTGATGGAAAAATCGTCGCGCGATCTGGATAGTCCGATCCATGACAATGGGGGCAATCTGAGCGCGGGCGAATGCCAGCTGCTCGCCATCACGCGCGTGCTGCTGCGCGATCCGGCGATTTTGATACTCGACGAAGCCAGCGCGCATACGGATTCGCTGACGGAGGACCGGGTGGAGTTCGCCCTGGCGCAGTTGAAACATGGCCGCACCTCGTTCACGGTCGCTCATCGCCTCAACTCCGTGGTCGCCTGCGACAAGATCCTGGTGTTCGCCGATGGCAGGGTGGTGGAAGAGGGTACCCACGACGATCTGCTGGCGCGCAAGGGCGAGTATTTCACCCTGTATCGCCAGCATGGGGAGACCGCGGAGCTATCCTAA
- a CDS encoding FAD-linked oxidase C-terminal domain-containing protein — translation MSASLPIDPERRQQVAQALLAVLPARCVLSDPEDTRPYECDGLAAYRQLPMIVTLPDNEEQVLAILNVCRELKVPIVPRGAGTGLSGGALPMADGVVLSTARMNRIVRMEPYARLAVVQPGVRNLAISDAAAPHGLYYAPDPSSQIACTIAGNVAENSGGVHCLKYGLTVHNVLRVRVATIDGDIIELGGEALDAPGLDLLAVFIGSEGMLGIVTEVTVRLIPKPATARVIMASFDSVVTGGNAVARVIAAGIIPAGLEMMDQTSSRMVEPFVHAGYDTEAAAILLCEADGTQLEVDEEIERMSAVLQAAGASAIAVSQSEAERLRFWSGRKNAFPAAGRISPDYYCMDGTIPRKNLAQVLTGIAQMEATYGLRCANVFHAGDGNLHPLILFDANQPGQFDRAEAFGAAILALCVEVGGTITGEHGVGMEKINSMCVQFTRAELDAFFAVKRAFDAPQLLNPDKAIPTLNRCAEFGKMRISGGVLPFAGLPRF, via the coding sequence ATGTCCGCCTCCCTTCCCATCGATCCCGAACGCCGGCAGCAGGTCGCCCAGGCGCTGCTGGCGGTGCTGCCGGCGCGCTGCGTGCTGTCCGACCCCGAGGACACCCGCCCGTACGAGTGCGACGGCCTGGCCGCCTACCGCCAGTTGCCCATGATCGTCACCTTGCCCGATAACGAAGAGCAGGTGCTGGCCATCCTCAACGTTTGCCGCGAACTGAAGGTGCCGATCGTGCCGCGCGGCGCCGGCACCGGCTTGTCGGGTGGAGCGCTGCCGATGGCCGACGGCGTGGTGCTGTCGACCGCGCGCATGAACCGCATCGTGCGCATGGAGCCTTATGCGCGCCTGGCTGTGGTGCAGCCGGGCGTGCGCAACCTGGCCATTTCCGACGCGGCCGCGCCGCATGGCCTGTACTATGCGCCGGATCCATCCTCGCAGATCGCCTGCACCATCGCCGGCAATGTGGCCGAAAATTCGGGAGGCGTGCATTGCCTCAAATACGGACTGACCGTGCATAACGTGCTGCGCGTGCGCGTGGCGACCATCGATGGCGACATCATCGAACTTGGGGGCGAGGCGCTCGATGCGCCGGGCCTCGACCTGCTGGCCGTGTTCATCGGCTCCGAGGGCATGCTGGGCATCGTTACCGAAGTGACGGTCCGGCTCATTCCCAAGCCGGCCACCGCGCGCGTGATCATGGCCTCGTTCGACAGTGTCGTCACCGGCGGCAACGCGGTGGCCAGGGTGATCGCCGCCGGCATCATTCCGGCCGGGCTGGAGATGATGGACCAGACCTCCTCGCGCATGGTCGAACCGTTCGTCCATGCCGGCTACGACACCGAGGCCGCAGCGATCCTGCTGTGTGAAGCCGACGGCACCCAGCTGGAAGTGGACGAGGAAATCGAACGCATGTCGGCGGTGCTGCAAGCTGCCGGCGCGAGCGCCATTGCCGTGTCGCAGAGCGAGGCCGAACGCCTGCGTTTCTGGTCGGGCCGCAAGAACGCGTTTCCCGCAGCGGGCCGCATCTCGCCCGACTACTACTGCATGGACGGTACCATCCCGCGCAAGAACCTGGCGCAGGTGCTGACCGGGATCGCGCAGATGGAAGCGACCTACGGCCTGCGCTGCGCCAACGTGTTTCACGCCGGCGACGGCAACCTGCATCCGCTGATCCTGTTCGACGCCAACCAGCCGGGCCAATTCGATCGCGCCGAAGCCTTCGGCGCGGCCATCCTGGCGCTGTGCGTGGAAGTGGGCGGAACCATCACCGGCGAGCATGGCGTGGGCATGGAAAAAATCAATTCGATGTGCGTGCAGTTCACGCGCGCCGAACTCGATGCCTTTTTCGCCGTCAAGCGCGCCTTCGATGCGCCGCAGCTGCTCAATCCCGACAAGGCCATCCCCACCTTGAACCGCTGCGCCGAATTTGGCAAGATGCGGATCAGCGGTGGCGTACTGCCTTTCGCCGGCCTGCCGCGTTTCTGA